A stretch of the Ascaphus truei isolate aAscTru1 chromosome 4, aAscTru1.hap1, whole genome shotgun sequence genome encodes the following:
- the LOC142492036 gene encoding uncharacterized protein LOC142492036, producing the protein MLLLYIVAPGGHVSPEMEQVSSPGSASSTLLEEHHGDEDDEYDEDDATEETEIQSCDHEEVPIETVVPPNRPSTSTYDAIVASEGKIVDAENRRHSDMMTVLERMIGLQEETVSQLAHLHRVFIEVPKQLQKINTSFEALVVQQTQANYWRMTNVPQFNTSQPGSVHAGQFSPHSSDIHSPGPNVTGQVADIAVQVPDDILPLPSVQIQQQTPTKEATKTKQDTHETDQPSLVQCLPTCSHVSLGTSPVREQSLPKSPVGESLPKSPVGESLPKSPVGESLPKSPVGESLPKSPVGESLPKSPVGESLPKSPVGESLATSPVGESLTTSPVGESLATSPVGEQSLATSPAREVPEATQSGSVVPKVGGKRKRKIQETTSRPVTRSQKEQKK; encoded by the exons atgttattgttatatatagttgcccctggaggacatgtgtcacctgagatggaacaagtgtcttcacctgggtcagccagctcaacactactagaag aacatcatggtgatgaggatgatgagtatgatgaggatgacgccacagaagagactgaaatacaatcatgtgaccatgaagaggtgccaatagaaactgttgtaccgccaaatcgtccatcaacttccacatacgatgcaattgtagcttcagagggaaaaatagtggacgcagaaaatcgtcgccattcagacatgatgacagtgctggaaaggatgattggactgcaggaagaaacagtatcacaattggcacatctccacagagtcttcattgaagtgcctaaacagttgcaaaaaatcaacacctcattcgaagcattagttgttcagcaaacacaagctaattactggagaatgactaatgtaccacaattcaacacctcccagccaggatctgttcatgcaggtcagttttcaccacattcatctgatattcattcaccaggcccaaatgttaccggtcaagtagcagacattgctgtgcaggttcctgatgacatcctaccgctgccatctgtacaaattcagcagcagacacctacaaaggaggcgacaaaaacaaaacaagacacacatgaaacagaccaaccatcacttgtgcagtgtctaccaacttgctcacatgtgtcactgggcacaagccctgtccgtgaacagtcactacccaaaagccctgtaggtgagtcgctgcccaaaagccctgtaggtgaatcgctgcccaaaagccctgtaggtgagtcgctgcccaaaagccctgtaggtgaatcgctgcccaaaagccctgtaggtgaatcgctgcccaaaagccctgtaggtgaatcactgcccaaaagccctgtaggtgagtcactggccacaagccctgtaggtgagtcactgaccacaagccctgtaggtgagtcactggccacaagccccgtaggtgaacagtcactggccacaagccctgcccgtgaagtgccagaggccactcaaagtggctctgttgtgcctaaagttggtggcaaaagaaaaaggaaaattcaagagacaacaag